A portion of the Mytilus galloprovincialis chromosome 12, xbMytGall1.hap1.1, whole genome shotgun sequence genome contains these proteins:
- the LOC143055229 gene encoding uncharacterized protein LOC143055229, translating to MSVCEESNSYYVYKEFLGTVFDSDDPGNCMTFCCGGCSKGSAQSHMFEARNCNAKDLTTVARCEDRTSSYWGATQHEGARFCKSKQQLLLPSTFCHQTGNSKFSGIPAWTNVIREHKTECFETNCTNTPLMCPAGVINIINGNTIFKKIEMACNETLQWFICRSDQSSKTDHVLFTTLSSLGMTPKQIIENQGNTKTTLVKSITSGVTPFEKVTNECHKGFTAAALVGAIIGGSVGLNLLCFGIILLIRKLRYYQFH from the exons ATGAGTGTATGCGAAGAGTCGAATTCCTACTATGTATACAAAG AGTTTCTTGGAACAGTTTTTGATTCAGACGATCCTGGAAACTGCATGACATTCTGCTGTGGAGGATGTTCAAAGGGCAGTGCTCAGTCACACATGTTTGAAGCACGAAATTGTAATGCAAAGGATTTAACAACCGTTGCTAGATGTG aaGACAGAACCTCCTCATACTGGGGAGCTACACAACACGAAGGAGCGAGGTTTTGTAAATCAAAGCAACAACTGTTGTTACCTTCAACTTTTTGTCATCAAACTGGAAATTCTAAATTTTCAGGAATTCCGGCATGGACGAATGTTATTAGAGAACATAAAACAGAGTGTTTTGAAACAA attgtACCAACACACCATTGATGTGTCCGGCAGGTGTTATCAATATTATAAATGGCAACACGATATTTAAAAAGATTGAAATGGCTTGTAACGAAACGCTGCAATGGTTTATTTGTAGAAGTGATc AAAGTTCAAAAACAGACCATGTACTCTTCACAACGTTGTCTTCCTTAGGGATGACACCAAAGCAAATTATAGAAAACCAGGGAAATACTAAGACAACGTTAGTAAAAA GTATAACGTCTGGGGTAACACCTTTTGAAAAAGTGACAAATGAGTGTCATAAAGGATTTACAGCAGCCGCACTCGTTG GAGCTATCATAGGAGGAAGTGTTGGTTTAAACTTGTTATGTTTTGGTATCATACTACTCATTCGTAAACTCAGGTATTACCAATTTCACTAA